From Mesorhizobium sp. AR02, a single genomic window includes:
- a CDS encoding HrpF/NolX family T3SS translocon protein — MSASNLSSSITSNLPQPVQAWSGLKPSAAVLQTQQSASSFEAMLSTYLLGDMTNPGALRGPLAPDVESTLEDLRQHPLDLLPSHMKAAIESMDQAPQPPAIASDFISPAPVPSSRITWNGGSLTKAELQIVAVLNRHKDQCPLSWESLGDKANDPSTPPDLKAAIEGLQQDPELFYAIGSQGDGRCGGKITAKDLSGFSHHHSQVAEFQDQQAQSYQQNYIPSDSAGNAQPSVMTLSDALRELYRYSDDLPKDLSLADFKRIVDGQAKTGKCPPQVIAAAQHFLNHPDVWKQLCGGSDTVHKDEFLKAATSSMSLTQTELNTLKMINSNQRAFFGSGDLTRDKLASMADDKSLDPKVRQTASQLLSDPLLFGLLNNSITGYKTHNEFFDFGGGHTVDSGNISKKDFAQFYGNMSVANSTVQKTKTHVPEAAAEQEAVADMMMGAADQPDIKSSKKNGGAFIHTVGDVLKVYSTVVDWTATAVGLLSFIPAVGQVADLASMALACEAQALNVVRTAITGGNMKQALLEAGLGVAAQAVSLVAGPQVKLAIRNGLIRKAMEEAATAGINLPLSTAQTYAEEYLNNLQARLNAEPIPAAGIPSPISTPQLSQNVA, encoded by the coding sequence ATGTCGGCCAGCAACCTTTCATCATCCATCACCTCGAATCTCCCACAGCCCGTACAGGCATGGTCGGGCCTGAAGCCTTCTGCCGCGGTATTGCAGACTCAGCAAAGCGCATCGTCCTTCGAGGCAATGCTGTCCACCTACTTGCTCGGAGACATGACCAATCCTGGCGCGCTCCGGGGTCCGCTGGCGCCGGATGTCGAATCGACGTTGGAAGATTTGCGGCAGCACCCATTGGACCTGCTGCCGTCGCATATGAAGGCGGCAATCGAATCGATGGATCAGGCCCCGCAGCCTCCTGCGATCGCCTCCGATTTCATATCGCCGGCTCCCGTGCCAAGCTCGAGAATTACGTGGAACGGCGGCTCGCTAACCAAGGCCGAGTTGCAGATCGTGGCAGTGCTGAACCGTCACAAGGACCAATGCCCACTCAGTTGGGAGTCGCTTGGCGATAAAGCCAATGATCCCTCTACGCCGCCGGATCTGAAAGCGGCGATCGAAGGACTGCAGCAGGATCCCGAACTCTTTTACGCGATCGGATCGCAGGGCGATGGTCGCTGTGGAGGCAAGATCACGGCGAAGGATTTGTCTGGATTTTCCCACCATCACTCACAAGTTGCCGAATTTCAGGACCAGCAGGCGCAAAGCTACCAGCAGAACTACATTCCATCCGACAGCGCCGGAAATGCTCAGCCTTCGGTCATGACCTTGAGCGATGCATTGCGCGAGCTTTACCGGTACTCCGACGACCTGCCTAAGGATCTAAGCCTGGCTGATTTCAAGCGGATCGTCGACGGCCAAGCGAAAACCGGCAAATGTCCGCCTCAGGTCATTGCGGCTGCTCAACACTTCCTAAATCACCCGGATGTCTGGAAGCAGCTGTGCGGTGGTTCAGATACGGTCCATAAAGACGAGTTCCTCAAAGCCGCTACATCGTCAATGAGCCTCACGCAAACCGAGCTGAACACGCTCAAGATGATTAACAGCAATCAGCGCGCCTTCTTTGGGAGCGGTGACCTGACTCGTGACAAACTGGCGAGCATGGCAGACGACAAGAGCCTCGATCCAAAGGTACGCCAAACGGCCTCGCAGTTACTCTCCGATCCGCTTTTGTTCGGTTTGCTGAACAATTCAATTACGGGCTATAAGACCCACAATGAGTTCTTCGACTTCGGCGGCGGGCATACGGTCGATTCCGGTAACATCAGCAAAAAAGACTTCGCGCAATTCTACGGCAACATGTCTGTTGCGAACAGCACCGTTCAGAAAACGAAAACCCATGTGCCTGAAGCCGCTGCAGAGCAGGAGGCCGTCGCGGACATGATGATGGGTGCGGCGGACCAGCCCGATATCAAGTCTTCCAAAAAGAACGGCGGGGCCTTCATCCACACAGTCGGCGACGTGCTCAAGGTGTACTCGACAGTGGTTGATTGGACTGCGACGGCGGTTGGTCTACTCAGCTTCATTCCGGCCGTGGGCCAAGTGGCCGATCTCGCATCGATGGCGCTTGCGTGCGAGGCGCAAGCGTTAAATGTTGTCCGTACAGCTATTACCGGAGGCAATATGAAGCAGGCGCTGCTGGAAGCTGGCCTCGGTGTCGCAGCGCAGGCGGTCAGTCTTGTCGCCGGCCCCCAGGTCAAACTCGCGATTCGCAACGGGCTCATCAGGAAGGCAATGGAAGAGGCTGCGACGGCCGGCATCAATCTGCCGCTTTCAACGGCGCAAACCTATGCAGAAGAGTATTTGAACAATCTGCAGGCACGCCTGAATGCGGAACCGATCCCCGCCGCAGGTATTCCTAGCCCGATCAGCACGCCGCAATTATCTCAGAACGTCGCCTGA
- a CDS encoding secretin N-terminal domain-containing protein — protein sequence MPRTFIRSTILHSVKRLLCVGLFLSAGIQTTVGAPLSLPSTPYRYTVLDQDLTAALQEFGNNLNVRVNISAEVKGRIRGRMPDLPPREFLDRLTNLYHLQWYYDGLVLYVSAAKEAQTRMLVLTSVRFDAFNGALDRLGISDDRYVVRPTPGNGLVLVSGPPRFIALVEQTFNGLVAEAQAQPHVAETPPRESVLILFRGSSTTVVRNGQPEVSYSSDVPQPDSVAGKPELSQR from the coding sequence ATGCCAAGAACGTTCATACGATCCACCATCCTGCACAGCGTGAAAAGACTTCTCTGTGTCGGGTTGTTTCTCTCCGCCGGCATCCAAACAACTGTCGGCGCCCCCCTATCGCTTCCCTCGACACCCTATAGGTATACGGTTCTAGATCAGGATCTCACTGCCGCGTTGCAGGAATTCGGCAACAACCTGAACGTCAGGGTCAATATCAGCGCCGAGGTGAAGGGGCGGATTCGCGGGCGTATGCCGGATTTGCCACCGCGCGAGTTCCTGGACCGCTTGACCAACCTGTACCATCTCCAATGGTACTATGATGGGCTTGTGCTCTATGTGTCCGCTGCAAAAGAAGCGCAAACTCGGATGCTTGTGCTCACTTCGGTTCGTTTCGATGCCTTCAACGGCGCCCTCGATAGGCTTGGCATCTCCGATGACCGCTATGTAGTGAGACCCACGCCCGGAAATGGCCTCGTCCTTGTTTCCGGTCCACCGCGCTTCATCGCGCTCGTGGAGCAGACGTTCAACGGCCTTGTGGCCGAGGCGCAGGCGCAGCCTCACGTCGCTGAGACGCCGCCAAGGGAATCGGTACTGATATTGTTTCGGGGTTCCTCCACCACGGTCGTCCGTAACGGACAACCGGAAGTCTCTTATTCTTCTGACGTGCCGCAACCGGATAGCGTTGCAGGGAAGCCTGAGCTGAGCCAGAGATGA
- a CDS encoding nodulation protein NolB — MMMPVTSIPASVTDSLSRVGSPSFGEQAQFDHALAQAAASMKNDAAAAAPVPPPLDVQRATAQTSPLGHRVLQAISSMHGDNAVTSAAPDHQVALPKGALPGAAERLPVEGGATGTSDVPRAGGDFEAMVAGLRDLYNGVTQVALVSKGVSGITSSVNKLIKEG, encoded by the coding sequence ATGATGATGCCTGTCACGTCGATCCCTGCCAGTGTTACTGACAGTCTCTCCAGGGTTGGCTCACCGTCATTCGGCGAGCAGGCCCAGTTTGACCACGCTCTAGCCCAGGCGGCTGCCTCGATGAAAAACGATGCCGCTGCGGCGGCGCCTGTTCCTCCGCCCTTGGATGTTCAACGCGCGACTGCGCAGACAAGTCCACTGGGACACCGCGTGCTGCAGGCGATTTCTTCGATGCACGGGGACAATGCAGTTACTTCTGCCGCGCCCGACCATCAGGTAGCCCTTCCGAAGGGCGCTCTACCGGGTGCGGCTGAGAGGCTTCCGGTCGAAGGTGGGGCAACGGGGACGTCGGACGTTCCGCGAGCAGGGGGTGACTTCGAAGCGATGGTTGCTGGTCTGCGGGATCTCTACAACGGCGTCACCCAGGTTGCCCTTGTTTCCAAAGGTGTCAGCGGCATCACCTCATCGGTGAACAAACTAATAAAAGAAGGATGA
- the sctJ gene encoding type III secretion system inner membrane ring lipoprotein SctJ, with protein MIGLAHGEIMRSRPSGRRSLHFVVLPLLFALSGCKVDLYTQLQEREANEMLALLIDNGVDAVRVAAKDGTSTIQVDEKRLAFSINLLNAKGLPRQSFKNIGEIFEGSGLIASPTEERARYVYALSEELSRTISDIDGVFSVRVHVVLPNNDLLRAGGTPSSASVFIRHDAKANLSVLLPKIKMLVADSIEGLSYDKVEVVLVPVERSVHEQPSVPATALAQASKSFPAPLLAIVMGVAAAVFAVACYLLASVLRHRRRQSSGELSKIGGRSGVSAVEAIRKKIIGRAA; from the coding sequence ATGATTGGCTTAGCCCATGGCGAAATCATGCGTAGTCGCCCGTCTGGTCGGCGATCGCTTCATTTTGTCGTGCTGCCACTTCTCTTCGCCTTGAGTGGTTGCAAGGTCGATCTCTACACGCAATTGCAGGAGCGCGAGGCGAATGAGATGCTGGCGCTTCTGATAGACAACGGAGTTGACGCGGTCCGGGTTGCCGCTAAGGACGGGACCAGCACGATCCAGGTTGACGAAAAGCGGCTTGCCTTCTCAATCAACCTCTTGAATGCCAAGGGGCTGCCGCGCCAGTCTTTCAAGAACATCGGCGAGATATTCGAAGGATCAGGACTGATTGCCTCGCCGACCGAGGAGCGCGCCCGTTACGTTTATGCTCTGAGCGAAGAGTTGTCGCGCACGATCAGCGATATTGATGGCGTCTTCTCAGTACGTGTTCATGTCGTTCTGCCGAATAACGACCTGTTACGAGCGGGCGGCACGCCATCCTCGGCCTCGGTCTTTATCCGGCACGACGCCAAAGCAAATCTTTCCGTTCTGCTGCCGAAAATAAAGATGCTCGTCGCCGACAGCATCGAAGGCTTGTCCTACGACAAGGTCGAAGTGGTTTTGGTGCCAGTGGAACGGTCCGTACATGAGCAACCCTCCGTACCGGCGACTGCGTTGGCCCAAGCGTCTAAATCCTTTCCTGCGCCACTTCTGGCGATCGTGATGGGTGTTGCCGCAGCTGTGTTCGCTGTGGCGTGCTATCTCTTAGCAAGTGTTCTTCGGCATCGGCGCAGACAATCATCGGGCGAATTATCCAAGATCGGGGGCCGCTCGGGTGTTTCCGCTGTCGAGGCCATTCGAAAAAAAATCATTGGCCGTGCGGCATAG
- a CDS encoding nodulation protein NolU has translation MPISMQTSDRDHSSQLRSVYWSKLAASAHPTRLAACLDPTLSAATVVQLQTCARLQPKLAELLLDNDTDSNGCGWGQDLLQGHDPRRAALFAGSVWHARSLLKLVSQRHLTLLVEHIGADAHAFGIRHLAYAITGSLIADPKKLALQIEHDGHACLGAWLDQSPVLARNRVLLRLPLGTAAENPAPEHGNASGQLFSLVLAHFETEIPAL, from the coding sequence ATGCCCATTTCGATGCAGACTAGCGATCGCGATCATTCGTCGCAATTACGTTCCGTGTACTGGAGCAAGCTTGCTGCTTCGGCCCATCCGACTCGTCTTGCCGCCTGTCTAGATCCGACGTTATCGGCTGCGACAGTGGTGCAGTTGCAGACCTGTGCCAGGCTGCAGCCAAAATTGGCAGAATTGCTGCTTGACAATGACACGGATTCGAACGGATGCGGCTGGGGGCAGGATCTTCTGCAGGGGCATGACCCGCGTCGGGCTGCCCTCTTTGCGGGCAGTGTTTGGCATGCTCGTTCGCTGCTGAAGCTTGTTTCACAACGTCACCTCACGCTGCTAGTTGAACATATCGGCGCTGATGCGCACGCTTTTGGCATCCGACATCTGGCGTATGCGATCACAGGCAGTTTGATCGCTGATCCGAAAAAACTCGCGCTCCAAATTGAACACGATGGACATGCCTGCCTTGGTGCTTGGCTCGATCAGAGTCCAGTGCTTGCGCGTAACCGCGTGCTTCTACGGTTGCCCCTCGGGACAGCCGCCGAGAATCCAGCGCCCGAGCACGGCAATGCCTCAGGCCAGTTGTTTTCGCTCGTGCTAGCCCATTTTGAGACGGAGATCCCGGCGCTATGA
- the sctL gene encoding type III secretion system stator protein SctL has translation MTADVSAAPVAPQMRPVGPLIPASELEIWQCAAEARAAAERHQQRVRSWARAAYQRERARGQIEGLNAGAEELARLIAGTVSEVAQRKAVLERELPQLVMEVLSDILGAFDPGELLVRAVRHAIERKYSGAEVCLHVCPMQVDMLAREFAGCDGREGRPRVRIDPDPTLSLQQCVLWSEYGNVDLGLDAQMRALRLGFGLLSEEGEP, from the coding sequence ATGACAGCCGATGTTTCCGCGGCGCCCGTCGCACCGCAAATGCGCCCAGTTGGGCCACTGATACCGGCAAGTGAGCTCGAAATCTGGCAGTGCGCCGCAGAGGCGCGCGCTGCGGCAGAACGGCATCAGCAGCGGGTTCGCAGTTGGGCACGCGCCGCTTATCAGCGTGAGCGGGCGCGCGGCCAAATCGAGGGTTTGAATGCAGGCGCGGAGGAATTGGCACGGCTGATTGCGGGGACAGTCTCCGAAGTGGCGCAACGAAAGGCGGTTCTGGAGCGGGAACTGCCACAGCTCGTGATGGAGGTCCTAAGCGATATTCTGGGCGCTTTCGACCCGGGTGAGCTGTTGGTGAGGGCTGTTCGTCACGCCATTGAGCGCAAATATAGCGGCGCGGAAGTTTGCCTTCATGTATGCCCCATGCAAGTCGATATGCTCGCGCGCGAGTTTGCTGGATGCGACGGAAGGGAGGGTCGGCCGAGGGTTCGGATCGATCCGGATCCGACGTTGTCGCTTCAACAGTGCGTGCTGTGGAGCGAGTATGGCAATGTCGATCTGGGACTTGACGCACAGATGCGCGCGCTGCGTCTCGGCTTCGGGTTGCTGTCTGAGGAAGGCGAACCGTGA
- the sctN gene encoding type III secretion system ATPase SctN: protein MTTPVPEHSNFAGIRAPDPAISSLRSAAKQIDTRVVRGRITRAIGTLVHAVLPDTRIGELCLLQDPRTGLSLEAEVIGLLDDGVLLTPIGDLVGLSSRTEVVATGRMREVPVGPDLLGRVIDSRCRPLDGKGEVKTAETRPLRGRAPNPMTRRIVERPFPLGVRALDGLLTCGEGQRIGIYGEPGCGKSTLLSQIVKGAAADVVIVALIGERGREVREFIERHLGEAGLRRTVVVVETSDRSAVERAQCAPMATALAEYFREQGLRVALMMDSLTRFCRAMREIGLAAGEPPTRRGFPPSVFGMLPGLLERAGMGERGSITAFYTVLVEGDGTGDPIAEESRGILDGHVVLSRAIAARSHFPAIDVLQSRSRVMDAVVSGTHRKAASFFRDLLSRYAENEFLINVGEYKQGGDPLTDRAVASIGELREFLCQTEGEASHFEETVAWMSRLTA, encoded by the coding sequence GTGACCACACCGGTACCAGAGCATAGTAATTTCGCTGGCATCCGGGCTCCCGATCCGGCGATCTCGTCTTTGAGGTCTGCAGCAAAGCAAATCGACACGCGTGTGGTGCGCGGACGGATCACGCGGGCTATCGGTACACTGGTCCATGCTGTCTTGCCGGACACTCGTATTGGGGAACTTTGTCTCCTACAGGATCCGCGAACCGGACTGTCGCTGGAAGCCGAGGTGATCGGCCTGTTGGATGATGGGGTGTTGCTTACGCCGATCGGCGACTTGGTCGGCCTGTCCAGCCGAACAGAAGTCGTGGCCACCGGACGAATGCGAGAAGTGCCAGTCGGCCCCGATTTGCTCGGCCGCGTGATTGACAGCCGTTGCCGTCCACTTGACGGCAAAGGCGAAGTTAAAACGGCCGAAACTCGTCCGCTGCGCGGCAGGGCACCCAATCCGATGACAAGGCGCATTGTTGAGCGGCCATTCCCGCTCGGAGTCCGTGCCCTGGATGGTCTCCTGACATGCGGCGAGGGCCAGCGAATCGGGATCTATGGCGAGCCTGGTTGTGGCAAGTCGACGTTATTGTCGCAGATCGTAAAAGGTGCCGCCGCTGACGTTGTCATAGTCGCCCTCATAGGCGAACGCGGACGTGAAGTTCGTGAATTCATCGAGCGGCATCTTGGGGAGGCCGGCCTGCGCCGTACGGTCGTTGTCGTTGAAACGTCCGACCGCTCAGCGGTGGAGCGGGCGCAATGTGCTCCGATGGCGACTGCGCTAGCCGAATATTTTCGCGAACAGGGACTACGCGTCGCTCTCATGATGGACTCGCTGACGCGCTTCTGCCGCGCCATGCGAGAAATAGGCCTCGCTGCTGGTGAGCCGCCGACCCGACGGGGCTTTCCTCCTTCCGTGTTTGGCATGCTGCCAGGCCTGCTGGAGCGGGCCGGCATGGGTGAGCGCGGCTCGATCACGGCCTTCTACACTGTGCTTGTCGAAGGTGATGGCACAGGTGATCCAATCGCCGAGGAATCGCGCGGCATTCTCGATGGCCATGTCGTCCTCTCACGCGCTATCGCGGCGCGATCGCATTTCCCCGCCATCGATGTGCTGCAGAGTCGCAGCCGCGTGATGGATGCGGTCGTTTCTGGGACACATCGCAAGGCAGCATCCTTCTTCCGCGATCTCCTGTCGCGCTATGCCGAGAACGAGTTTTTGATCAATGTCGGCGAATACAAGCAAGGCGGCGACCCCCTAACTGACCGGGCTGTCGCGTCGATTGGCGAGCTGAGGGAATTTTTGTGCCAGACCGAAGGCGAGGCGTCGCATTTCGAGGAGACGGTCGCATGGATGTCGCGTCTGACCGCGTGA
- the sctQ gene encoding type III secretion system cytoplasmic ring protein SctQ, translating into MVVLSLSRPLVEALVSTVQSGLAFPSEPTASLILELALEPLIARLEHRTQRSVHLLCVREAMTPAPYLELDIVFGPVSGKGRLSLFSPLDGLVPSSFRALGVLIGQLPRQPRGLSTELPVIVAGEIGTLRVPAALLRRACAGDALIPDIAPFGRGQITLSVGQLWTEADHEGDHLILRAPFRPRSCPLENAHMKQPESQLGPSEADLDEIEIVLVFECGRWPIPLGELRSAGEGHVFELGRPIDGPVDIVANGRRIGRGDIVRIGDELGIRLCGRLACND; encoded by the coding sequence ATGGTCGTCTTGTCGCTGTCCCGACCGCTTGTAGAGGCGCTCGTCTCGACAGTGCAGAGTGGCCTTGCTTTCCCTTCCGAGCCAACTGCTTCGCTCATTCTCGAACTTGCACTCGAGCCGCTGATAGCTCGCCTGGAGCATAGGACACAGCGGAGCGTGCACCTCCTTTGCGTGCGTGAAGCCATGACACCGGCACCTTATCTCGAGCTGGATATCGTCTTCGGTCCCGTCAGTGGCAAGGGTCGTCTGTCCCTGTTCTCGCCTCTTGATGGCTTGGTGCCGTCTTCGTTCCGCGCTTTGGGCGTACTGATTGGGCAGTTGCCGCGACAGCCGCGCGGGCTTTCCACAGAGCTTCCGGTCATAGTTGCAGGAGAGATCGGCACGCTTCGCGTTCCGGCGGCGCTTCTTCGAAGAGCATGTGCCGGTGATGCTCTGATACCAGATATAGCGCCGTTCGGCCGTGGCCAGATCACCCTATCAGTGGGTCAGTTATGGACCGAGGCAGATCATGAGGGCGACCACCTAATCCTGCGGGCGCCTTTCCGCCCGCGATCGTGCCCGTTGGAGAATGCGCATATGAAACAACCCGAATCTCAACTAGGGCCGTCGGAAGCCGATCTCGACGAAATCGAGATCGTGCTTGTCTTTGAATGCGGTCGCTGGCCTATCCCTCTAGGAGAATTGAGGAGTGCCGGCGAAGGGCATGTTTTCGAACTTGGTCGGCCGATCGATGGTCCAGTCGACATAGTTGCTAATGGTCGGCGTATCGGGCGTGGCGACATTGTGCGCATCGGAGATGAGCTGGGCATCAGACTCTGCGGCAGATTGGCATGCAATGACTGA
- the sctR gene encoding type III secretion system export apparatus subunit SctR, with translation MTEIQPAVLTLLAVTAGLGLLVLAVVTTTAFVKVSVVLFLVRNALGTQTIPPNVVLYAAALILTMFVSAPVIEQTYDRLTDPKLRYQTIDDWISAAQEGSEPLRDHLKKFTNEEQRRFFLSSTEKVWPEEMRAKATPDDFAILVPSFLISELKRAFEIGFLLYLPFIVIDLIVTTILMAMGMSMVSPTVISVPFKLFLFVAIDGWSRLMHGLVLSYTIPGG, from the coding sequence ATGACTGAGATTCAGCCGGCCGTCCTGACGCTTCTTGCGGTTACCGCCGGACTCGGGCTGCTGGTTTTAGCAGTCGTCACGACGACGGCGTTCGTAAAGGTATCGGTTGTTCTATTCCTCGTCCGCAATGCGCTCGGGACCCAGACGATACCACCGAACGTGGTACTATACGCCGCGGCATTGATCCTCACCATGTTCGTGAGCGCGCCTGTTATTGAACAGACCTATGATCGCCTCACAGATCCGAAACTGCGTTATCAGACGATCGATGACTGGATAAGCGCCGCTCAAGAAGGAAGTGAACCCTTGCGCGATCATCTCAAGAAGTTCACGAACGAAGAGCAGCGGCGATTTTTCCTTTCCTCGACTGAAAAAGTCTGGCCAGAGGAAATGCGCGCCAAAGCCACACCTGATGATTTTGCCATTCTCGTACCATCTTTTCTAATTTCAGAACTCAAGCGTGCATTCGAAATCGGCTTTCTCCTTTATCTGCCCTTTATCGTCATCGATCTTATCGTAACGACAATCTTGATGGCGATGGGCATGTCAATGGTATCCCCGACGGTTATATCTGTACCTTTCAAACTATTTTTGTTTGTCGCTATTGATGGCTGGTCGAGATTGATGCACGGACTTGTGTTGAGTTACACGATACCGGGAGGTTAA
- a CDS encoding EscS/YscS/HrcS family type III secretion system export apparatus protein, whose translation MSQSLMVFMIWILPPLIASVVVGLGIGIIQAATQIQDESLPLTVKLLVVVAVIGLFAPVLSAPLIELADQIFTEFPAMTPSY comes from the coding sequence ATGAGCCAATCTTTGATGGTTTTCATGATCTGGATTCTGCCGCCGCTCATTGCATCGGTGGTTGTTGGCCTGGGCATTGGCATCATCCAGGCGGCAACGCAGATTCAGGATGAAAGCTTGCCGCTCACGGTGAAGCTTCTGGTCGTTGTCGCGGTAATTGGCCTGTTTGCCCCTGTGCTGAGCGCCCCGCTCATAGAGCTTGCCGACCAGATCTTTACTGAGTTTCCCGCAATGACACCAAGCTACTAG
- the sctT gene encoding type III secretion system export apparatus subunit SctT: MYASSGEIQILIHAALELVVVASLGAARAIGIMLVLPVFTRSQVGGLIRSCLAVAFGLPCLAQVSDGLHALDPETVLIHVTLLGLKEVFVGVLLGTLLGIPLWGLQAAGEFIDNQRGITSPSAPTDPATNSQASAMGVFLGITAITIFVASGGMEAVISALYGSYLIWPVFRFHPTLSPQGAMELLGLLDHIMRTTLLVSGPVVIFLLLVDVSMMILRRFAPQFKSSQLSPTLKNIGFPIIMVTYTAYLVEGMKLEIAQANGALEWFGKLLK, from the coding sequence ATGTATGCGTCATCGGGCGAGATTCAAATCCTGATCCATGCGGCTCTCGAGCTCGTCGTTGTGGCCAGTCTTGGCGCAGCCCGCGCGATAGGCATTATGCTGGTACTTCCTGTATTTACACGATCTCAGGTCGGTGGGCTGATCCGCAGCTGCCTGGCTGTTGCCTTCGGACTGCCGTGCTTGGCACAGGTGAGCGACGGGCTGCACGCGCTGGATCCTGAAACGGTTCTAATCCATGTAACTCTGCTCGGTTTGAAGGAGGTTTTTGTCGGCGTGCTACTTGGCACTTTGCTCGGCATCCCCCTATGGGGCCTTCAGGCGGCTGGTGAGTTTATCGATAACCAACGTGGCATCACCAGCCCGTCCGCTCCGACCGACCCCGCGACGAACAGCCAGGCTTCCGCTATGGGCGTTTTTCTCGGGATCACTGCAATTACGATCTTCGTCGCATCAGGAGGTATGGAGGCTGTCATCAGTGCTCTTTATGGCAGCTACCTGATCTGGCCCGTTTTTCGGTTTCACCCCACATTGAGCCCGCAAGGAGCAATGGAGCTATTAGGGCTCCTCGACCACATTATGCGCACGACATTATTGGTCTCCGGCCCTGTAGTGATCTTCCTGCTGCTGGTGGATGTATCAATGATGATACTCCGTCGCTTTGCGCCGCAATTCAAGTCGAGCCAACTGTCCCCGACGCTCAAGAATATCGGCTTTCCGATTATCATGGTCACCTACACCGCCTATCTGGTCGAGGGCATGAAACTGGAGATTGCACAAGCGAATGGCGCGCTTGAGTGGTTCGGCAAGTTGCTGAAATGA
- a CDS encoding EscU/YscU/HrcU family type III secretion system export apparatus switch protein: MSDTSEEKNHAATPTKLREARKNGQIPRSADFVRAAGTCAGFGYLWLRGSVIEDKCQEALLLVDKLQNLPFDIAVRQALVLLIELTLGAVGPLLGALVAAVILAGLIANGGFVFSLEPMKPKFEKIDPFQGLKRMVSARSAVELGKTLFKVVVLSTTFLILLFGMWKTVIYLPVCGMGCLGLVFTEAKLLMGIGAGALLVGGLIDLLLQRSLFLREMRMTKTEVTRELKEQQGTPELKSERRRIRDETAGEPPLGLNRATLIFRGKAILVGLRYIRGETGVPVLVCRAEGEAASHMFCEAQALHLTIVDDHVLAHRLISATKLGNAVPRQHFEPVARALFAAGLA, encoded by the coding sequence ATGAGCGACACGAGTGAAGAAAAGAATCACGCCGCCACCCCGACGAAGCTAAGGGAAGCGCGCAAAAACGGGCAGATACCGCGCAGCGCCGATTTCGTCCGCGCGGCCGGCACTTGCGCTGGGTTCGGCTACCTTTGGCTGAGAGGGAGCGTGATCGAAGACAAATGCCAGGAAGCGCTATTATTGGTCGACAAGCTGCAGAACCTTCCTTTCGATATCGCGGTCCGCCAGGCATTGGTCCTGCTGATCGAACTCACCCTGGGGGCCGTTGGCCCGCTGCTTGGAGCTCTCGTCGCCGCGGTAATTTTGGCGGGATTGATAGCCAATGGTGGATTTGTCTTCTCTCTCGAGCCTATGAAGCCCAAGTTTGAGAAGATTGACCCTTTTCAAGGGCTGAAACGCATGGTGTCTGCGCGTTCAGCAGTCGAGCTTGGGAAGACACTGTTTAAGGTAGTGGTCCTCAGCACCACCTTTCTTATCTTGCTTTTCGGCATGTGGAAGACGGTGATCTATCTGCCAGTCTGCGGCATGGGCTGTCTCGGCTTGGTCTTTACGGAGGCGAAACTGCTGATGGGGATTGGCGCCGGTGCACTTCTGGTGGGCGGGCTGATCGATCTCCTGTTGCAGCGTTCGTTGTTTCTGCGCGAAATGCGCATGACTAAGACCGAAGTGACGCGCGAGTTGAAGGAACAGCAGGGGACGCCAGAGTTGAAGAGTGAACGGCGTCGCATCCGCGACGAGACGGCTGGCGAGCCTCCGCTTGGGTTGAATCGCGCCACGTTGATCTTCAGAGGAAAGGCGATACTGGTCGGTCTTCGCTACATTCGTGGTGAGACCGGGGTGCCGGTCCTAGTTTGCCGCGCCGAGGGCGAGGCCGCTTCGCACATGTTCTGTGAGGCGCAGGCGCTACATCTCACTATTGTCGATGATCATGTCCTAGCGCATCGGCTCATCAGCGCGACGAAACTGGGCAACGCCGTTCCCAGGCAACATTTCGAGCCCGTCGCGAGAGCACTCTTCGCCGCAGGCTTAGCCTAG